AGGTGGAAGGGCTATCATAGGAAAGAAATGCCATATTGGAGCGGGTGCGGTTATCGCTGGTGTTATAGAACCTCCAAGTGCAAAGCCGGTGGTAATAGAGGATGAGGTGGTCGTTGGAGCAAACGCTGTGATACTGGAGGGTGTCACGGTTGGAAAAGGGGCTGTAGTGGCTGCCGGGGCCGTTGTAACAAAAGACGTTCCACCGTACACCGTGGTTGCGGGTGTGCCTGCGCGTGTGATAAAGCAGATAGACGAAAGAACAAAGAAAAAGACCAGGATCGTTGACGAACTCAGAAATTTGGAATGATGGAGGTTGTAGAGATGAAACTGGTGGTACAAAAGTACGGTGGTAGTTCAGTTGCCACTCCAGAGAGGATAAAAAACGTTGCAAGGAGGATAAAGAAAAAGATTGAAGAAGGTTTCAAAGTGGTCGTTGTGGTCTCTGCCATGGGAAAGACAACTGACGAACTCATAAAACTTGCAAAAGAGGTTTCACCAAAACCTGACGCAAGAGAACTCGATATGCTCCTGGCAACGGGAGAGCAGGTTTCTGCCGCTTTGCTTTCGATGGCTTTAAAGGATCTCGGCGTGAAAGCAAAATCTTTGAACGCCTTTCAGGTGAAGATAAAAACCACACCGCATCACACGAGTGCTCGCATCATGGACATAGATGATAGTGTGATCATGGAAAACCTCAAGGAGCACGATGCTCTGGTTGTAACCGGCTTTCAGGGAGTGAACGAGAGGGGGGATCTCACCACGCTTGGACGTGGTGGATCGGACACATCGGCGGTTGCCCTCGCTGCAAAGCTGAGAGTTCCCTGCGAGATCTACAGCGACGTGGATGGTATCTACACGTGCGATCCCAGACTCATTCCGGGGGCAAAAAAGTTGAAGTACATAACTTATGACGAGGCTCTCGAACTCACCGCACTTGGGGCGAAGGTGCTTCATTCCAGATCCGTTGAAATCGCCAAAAAGTACAGAATACCCGTGTACTGCGCTTCTTCTTTTGTTGAAGAGGAGGGAACCATGGTGGTGGAAAGACTTCCCGAATGGCTGGAGGAACCCGTTGTGACGGGTGCAACAATTTCGCATGGACAGATAAAAGTTTCGATCTCTTTCCTTCCAAAAGAGGCAGAATACATCACTGCCATATTCGAAGAGGTAGGGAAGCGTTCTCTGAACGTCGATATGATCTCTCTTGTTCCATCGAACGGAAAGGTGTTTTTGTCTTTCACAATACTGGAAGATCACAAAGACGATCTTGACGAGGCGCTCAGAAATGCTCTGAAAGATGTTGAAGGTTGGAAATCCTCCTACGAGGAAGGTTTTGCCAAACTCTCGATCGTCGGTGTCGGAATGAGAACAAGCCCTGGGGTTGCGGCAAGGTTTTTCAGTGCTTTGAAGAGGATTGGTGTTACTCCAGAACTTGTCACCACATCTGAGATAAAGATCTCCTGCCTTGTTCCAGAAAAAGATGCTGAAAAAGCTTTGAAAGCGGTGGTTGACGAGTTTGGTCTGGCCGAATGATCAGGGGAGGTGTGTGTCATTAAAACGTCGAGCACAATGGAGACACTGAAAAAAGCAGCGGAGATCCACGGTACACCTCTTTATGTGTATTTCGAAGAAACAATACGTGAGCGTGCCAGAAGGGTAAAAGAGGTTTTCCAGGGGATAAACCTTCTTCCCACCTTTGCCGTGAAGGCAAACAACAATCCCAATTTGCTTGCAATTCTAAAAGAAGAAGGCTTTGGAATGGATGTGGTGACAAAGGGAGAACTCTTCGCTGCCAAACTTGCCGGAGTGGCTCCTTTTCTGATCGTCTGGAACGGAAACGGAAAAAGCAAGGAAGAGATGCTTCACTTTTTAAAAGAAGGAGTAAGAACGATAAACGTTGACTCCTTTGAGGAGATGGAGATGTGGGAAAGTCTGAGTCCAGAAGACGTGAACTTTTTTGTCAGGGTGAATCCAGAGGTGGATGCACGAACTCATCCTCACATCTCCACCGGACTCAAAAAACACAAATTCGGTATCCCTCTGAACGCACTGGACAGTTTTATGAAGAGATTCAAAGGAATGAACATAAAAGGCCTTCATGTTCACATAGGTTCTCAGATAACGAAAGTGGATCCTTTCCTTGAAGCCTATGAAAAGGTTGTAGAAGCTTCAAAAAGATACAGTTTTGAAGAGATCAACATAGGAGGAGGATGGGGAATAGACTATCAGGGAGAAGAACTGAACGTTCAAGAGTATCGGGAAAAGGTTGTACCACTTCTTGATGGATTCAAAAGGGTGTTCGTTGAGATCGGAAGATACATCATCGCTCCTGCCGGCTTTCTCGTACTGAAAGTCATTCTCGTCAAAAGAGGAGAAAACAAGGTGTTCGTTGTTGTGGATGGTGGAATGAACACACTCATAAGACCTGCCCTGTACTCTGCCCATCACAGGATCTTCGTCTATGGAAAAGAAGGATCAGACATAAAGGCAGATGTTGTAGGTCCCCTGTGTGAGAGTGGAGACGTTATAGCGTACGATCGGAATCTTCCAGCAGTTGAACCGGGAGATTTCCTGTTTGTGGAAAACGCGGGTGCGTACGGTTACACCATGGCGAACAACTACAACTCGACCTCAAAGCCCGCAGAGGTACTGGTGAAAAAAAGTGGCGAACTGGTACTGATAAGAAGAAGGGAAAACATGATGGACATCTTCAAGGATGTGGTGATGTGAATGGGCGAAATAGAACTGAGACATCTCCTCCACATGAATCCAGAACCCTCCTTTAAGGAATTCAAGACCCGGGAGATTCTCAGATCGGCGATCCAAAAGATCGGCTACGAAAGGATAGTGGAGGTTGCCGGAACGGGTCTGGTCGTTGAGAAGAAAGAAACAGAGGGGCCTTACGTTTTGTTAAGGGCGGAAATGGATGCCCTCCCCATCAGAGAGGAGACAGGATGGGAGTTTGCCTCAAGAAACGACTACATGCACGCCTGTGGGCATGACTTTCACATGAGTGCCCTCTACGGTGCAATGAAACGGTTGAAGACTGTACGAAAGAATTTCCTCTTTGTTTTTCAGCCTGCCGAAGAAACCGGTGGTGGTGCAAAGGAGGTTGTCGAGTTCCTCAGGAAAAACTACATCATCAAGGCTGCTGTTGGATTCCATGTAACGGACGAATACGACGTGGGAACGGTGGCGTCGAGGGTCGGGGTGCTGTTTGCTTCGGCGACGGAATTCGATGTATACTTTAAAGGTGTCCCCGCTCACATTGCCTTTGCCGAAAAAGGGAAAGATGCGTTGAAAGTAGCCGTCTCTTTCCTGCACTGGCTTTACGGCAGAAAGTGGGATGCCCTTGTTGGTGTTGGGAAAATCGTTGGTGGCCGGGTGAGAAACGTGGTTCCTTCAGAGGTGAAGATAGAAGGTACTATAAGGGCAAAGACTTTGAAGATAGCAGAGGAAATATTGTCGGAGATGAAAAACCAACTTTTGACTCTCAAAGACAGATCTGGTGTTGATTTTTCTCTCGAAAAGGGAAGTGTCTATCCGGAGGTAAAGGTCGACGCAGAGCTTCTGGAGATATTGAAGAAAAACTGCGAAAAATTGAACCTCAAGTTCATCGAATGCGAAATGAAGAAGACTGGGGAAGACTTTGGATACTTCACACAGGTGTTTCCATCTCTTTCCTTCTGGTTTGGTGTGGGAGAAGGGGAAAGGAGAGTGGGACTTCATCATCCCTGTTTTCTACCAAGGGACGAGTACATACCTCTGGCATCTGAACTTCTTGCCTCCCTTGCGGTGGCAATATGAGGAGTGTGAACGAGATGAATCTGGAAGAGATTGTTG
This DNA window, taken from Thermotoga sp. SG1, encodes the following:
- the lysA gene encoding diaminopimelate decarboxylase yields the protein METLKKAAEIHGTPLYVYFEETIRERARRVKEVFQGINLLPTFAVKANNNPNLLAILKEEGFGMDVVTKGELFAAKLAGVAPFLIVWNGNGKSKEEMLHFLKEGVRTINVDSFEEMEMWESLSPEDVNFFVRVNPEVDARTHPHISTGLKKHKFGIPLNALDSFMKRFKGMNIKGLHVHIGSQITKVDPFLEAYEKVVEASKRYSFEEINIGGGWGIDYQGEELNVQEYREKVVPLLDGFKRVFVEIGRYIIAPAGFLVLKVILVKRGENKVFVVVDGGMNTLIRPALYSAHHRIFVYGKEGSDIKADVVGPLCESGDVIAYDRNLPAVEPGDFLFVENAGAYGYTMANNYNSTSKPAEVLVKKSGELVLIRRRENMMDIFKDVVM
- a CDS encoding aspartate kinase; translation: MKLVVQKYGGSSVATPERIKNVARRIKKKIEEGFKVVVVVSAMGKTTDELIKLAKEVSPKPDARELDMLLATGEQVSAALLSMALKDLGVKAKSLNAFQVKIKTTPHHTSARIMDIDDSVIMENLKEHDALVVTGFQGVNERGDLTTLGRGGSDTSAVALAAKLRVPCEIYSDVDGIYTCDPRLIPGAKKLKYITYDEALELTALGAKVLHSRSVEIAKKYRIPVYCASSFVEEEGTMVVERLPEWLEEPVVTGATISHGQIKVSISFLPKEAEYITAIFEEVGKRSLNVDMISLVPSNGKVFLSFTILEDHKDDLDEALRNALKDVEGWKSSYEEGFAKLSIVGVGMRTSPGVAARFFSALKRIGVTPELVTTSEIKISCLVPEKDAEKALKAVVDEFGLAE
- a CDS encoding M20 family metallopeptidase; protein product: MGEIELRHLLHMNPEPSFKEFKTREILRSAIQKIGYERIVEVAGTGLVVEKKETEGPYVLLRAEMDALPIREETGWEFASRNDYMHACGHDFHMSALYGAMKRLKTVRKNFLFVFQPAEETGGGAKEVVEFLRKNYIIKAAVGFHVTDEYDVGTVASRVGVLFASATEFDVYFKGVPAHIAFAEKGKDALKVAVSFLHWLYGRKWDALVGVGKIVGGRVRNVVPSEVKIEGTIRAKTLKIAEEILSEMKNQLLTLKDRSGVDFSLEKGSVYPEVKVDAELLEILKKNCEKLNLKFIECEMKKTGEDFGYFTQVFPSLSFWFGVGEGERRVGLHHPCFLPRDEYIPLASELLASLAVAI